The DNA window GTTTCTTTTCTGATTCCTCGAGGTTGATCGCCTTCATTCCCATATTGAGACAGCGAAAGAATCAAATCGAGCGGATgagaaaaattgaaaattagaaGAGATCTCTACTcaggggaaatttgacgaaataaccctgatAACATGGTTATTCCCAAAAATAACAGGGGGGagtaaattttacaaaattgaCCTTTTACACCTGGCAAAAGACCAATATACCCCCTTTCAAAAACCTATTCTTTCCCTCTGTTTTCCCTCCCACGCCTCATTTCATTTCTCTTCTTTGTCCCCCCAACCGTTGGTatccttctttctctcttcttcttccccaACAAACCAAGCCGATCAAAGAACCAACGAAGCAATTACCCAATTGATCAACTCCCCGAGGCAATGCCGTAACGTCGTCTTCATCATTTCAGGTAGGTTTTTCCCGTTTTTCCATCGCTTTCCTCTTACATGCATGCTAAATGAAAGAaatggttttagggttttagcgttttagagtttaggtttagggtGGAAGAATTGTTTTTTTGAATGGTGAATGGTTTAAAGGGTTTTACGATGGAATATGTATATTAAATCTACGAAGATGTATTTGCGTCTACGAAGATGCATTTGCGTCTACGAAGATGCATTTGCGTCTACGAAGATGCATTTTTCGTCTATAAAGATGCATTTTTCGTCTACGATGATGCATTTTTCGTATGCGAAAATGAAATTTCAATTGAGCAAATGCATTTTTCGTCTACGCAATTGAAATTTCATTTTCGCATACGAAAAATGCATCTTCACAGATGAAAGATGCATCTTCGCAGACAAAAAATGTCTTATTTGCTTTCTTAAGTGGTATTTGCTTTCTTAAGTGTTTTTTTAGTAGTCTAACATAGGGTTATGCAAATTTTAGTCTAACATGTTTCTTTGTAGATGGCACAAATCAAAACCAAATCCGTTATTGAGAAATTTTCTGGCtgtgtttcatggaaatccgCCTATACCTGCTTGTCAAAGACAAAGGAGAAGTTTAATAACCTTGGTCGTATGGATAGGGCTTTCCAGACTCAATTTCAGCATATATTGACAGCCCCAACTATAATTTTCTCAGGAATAATAATCCATCAAATTCTAATGAGGAAAAGCAACTCCAATTCACAGGGGATAAGTTTCCTAGTCAATGGTTAGGAGTTTTGATGTCGTGGTGACAGGCCTCAACTTTGGAAGATTTCCTATGGTCGAAAATAGGCACattgaagaatgtccacccatagtccataaatattttttggggggaaaacgATTGTTAGAGTGAATGAGGTTCAAACAAGTTTCTTCTAATGCTCTAATAAGGAGGATGCATGGAAGATGGGACTCATAAAACTGATTTATCAATATCTTTTCAGATCTGATAATTATGGGGGGaaatttgaaaatcttcaaCATGGTGGAGAACATGGAGATGAGCttcaatttccatggggaaatgTGTCATTCAGTTCAACCCTAAAAGGTATTGACAAAGACATGAAACATCTCTGGGAGGTATACCTAGCCAAGAGGGAAACCTGCAAGGGGAGTTGTGATGTCACTTATACTATTAATGAGTTCGCACTAGCCTTCTAAGTTTGGACCTATGAGGTTATCAAGATAGGGCCGAGGAAGAGCCTATATGTCCAAGGATATTTCTTTATACAGCCTTCAAGAGCAACACCAACACTATCCATTAGGTATCCACTGCCCTCCTGAAGTGCAATGTGTTTACCAAGATTGATGAGTCTAAGGAGGAGAAGAGGAAGTACCATGGGgaagactttgaagatatgggagactacatttatgatgaattatTTAACTGGATGGTAAGAACATAAGGATTGAATATGGCAGTACTCCCAAAGATGAAATGACTCTCAAACCGGCGCCCAAAAGGAGAAGACTACTTAAAATCACACTAGCCAATAGGACCGATAGGTCATTTAGTGATGAATCTAGCCAAGACACCTCTCGGTCTACTATTGATTAATCTAACCAAGACAACACCTCTCGGTCTACTCGGCATGTCCCTTCTGCGATGACTCCTCAAACTAACCAAGACAATTCTCTATCTAGCCAAGACAATCGAGTGACTCAAGCCCAGACTAATGTCAAGTTTGTTGAGCTGATAAAGGATCTAAAGGAGATGACAAATTATGTAAATGAGCTTAAAACTGAAATGAAGCTCATAAAAGAGGATCAACGTGTTATGTTcaacaaaataatcaaattattgggGGAATAAAACAACAATAGAATGTTGATTCAGATTTAGTGAAGAAGGAGTTGGAGTTGAAGAGGCTTGATGAGTTGAAGAAGAAGTAAGATGATGAATTGGAGAAGAATAGGCTTTtggagttgaagaagaaagaagatgatgatgagttgAATGAGTTAGAGAAGAACAAAGAAGATGTTGACGGATTGGAGAACAAAGATGATGTTGGGTTGAATGACATGGAGAACAAAGAAGATGTTGAtgggttgaagaagaaagatgtTGTTGATGGGTTGAATGGGTTGGAGAACAAAGAAGATCATGATGGGTTGGAGAAGAAAAATGTTGTTGATGAGTTGAATGAGTTGGAGaacaatgatgatgatgagttggagaacaatgatgatgatgagttggAGAACAAAGAAGATGTTGATGGATTTGAGAACAAAGAAGATGACGATGAGTTGAAGCGGAAAAAGTTGCTTGAGTTGAAGTGGTTGGAGGTATTTGAGGAAGAATAGTTGGAAAAGAAGCAGACTGAGTTGAAGATGGACGATAAGGAAGATTTGGCCACAAATAAGAAGAAGGAGTTCCTCACGAAGAAGGAGTTGGCCATGAAGAGGAAGGTggagttggagaagaagaaggagttGGCCAAGAATAGGAAGGAGGAGTTGGCCAATAAGAGGAATGTggagttggagaagaagaaggatggtGATCAGGAGTTggcgaagaagaagaatgatgatTTATTAGAATGACTCCAACAAAATTTTCGGGAAAGAAATTTCGGAGAAAGAGTAAGAAGTCCACCCTATTGGGGAACTACATAGACCCTAGTGGAAAAATGTTTATACTCAAAGATTCGGTAACGGTCAATCCTCTTTTAGATTATTACATTGAACATATGGATGAGTTGAACAATTAGATGAAGTTGGAGGAGGTGAAGGATGAAGACTTGAAAGATCTGGTTACTTGCCTAGCTGATAAAAAATTGTTTGGCAAATTGATGAAGCCTCATAATTGGCTAAATGATGATGTAAGTTTTGTTTAGTAACATATATTTTTCGTTTGCGAAAATGCATTTTCGTAGGCACAAAATACAATTTGTGACTGCGAAAATGCATCTTCGCAGACGAAAATTGCATTTTGCGCCTGCGAATATGCGTTTGCATCTACGAAAATTACAATTCTGAGTTGGATGCCTGTTGTCAGTATGTATAATGTGCTTAATTCATTTTTTCCATTGCATAGGATATAAATGTAACATGTTTCCTTCTTAGAAAAAGGGTTGCCCAATTCCACAAGATTTATCATCCGATGAATTTCACAATATGTTACTGTCATATCGCTCCGAAGTTTGAGTCTCATTATGCACAGTTCACCGTAGATCCAGAAAATTACAAGTTCGACATTACCTTCATGGAATATTTAATGGGTGATGTTGATAGATTCCTGACTTCTTGGAATAGCGTAGATATCATATATATCCCTATTAACCTGAAGCTGAAACACTAGGTCCTATGCTAGGTGCATCTACAAGGTTGGTGCATCAATATATATGACTGCGAATAGGGACTTTTCAAAAAGGATCATTATGACAAGTTCATGAAACCACTATGTGAAATGCTTCCATATTTGCTTGAACATGGAATGACCCATGTTGACTTAGCCAAGTATCCTAAGTTTAAATTGGAAAGTTTGTCATATGTCGTAATACCATACCCAACAGTCCCAATGTGCACCAAGAGTGTGGATTGTAGTGTTTTTACAATCGTGTATATAGAGTACATTACTGCCAAATTGGATGTATCAGTTGTGATCACATAAAAGATGTTTTTTTGAGACAAAAATGGATAATAAGGTTATTCCATCATATAATAGAGTTGTAGAAAATGGACAGTAAGGCACCCTTCTACCATTTTTAGAGACATCAATGTAAGAATTTATAATGTAGTCTATTTATAAAGAACTAAAGAAACTGCTATAAGGACATTTTTGATTgagtatataatttataatgtagtctattttttattaaagaaattgaTGTCTATTTTGTCTAAAATGCAAATTGTTGTATAATGTAGTCTATTTTTGATTGATATATAAtgaatcttaaatagtcagTTAATGTTGttatgggatatttcctagcttCCCTACTATCACTATTAAAACTCTCTAtgtaattgcttgtcatttgattgtatcgcgaACCGGGGaaaaatgcacgactccatctctccaaAATGCAGATGTAACATTGACTTGGTGTatgcacgagaagccaaatcaaactcaacGTGGCAGTTAtcagttttaaatttggccataatattcattttgatgtggtatgtgcatgcaccGTGATGTGCTTCTATAAAAACTGCGGACAAAGCGTTGATAATATTtaggtgtctatcggatacgaagacgagatacAGGACTTAACGAATTACCAACCTTAGttattgcatgaaatatgtccaaAAGTTA is part of the Impatiens glandulifera chromosome 1, dImpGla2.1, whole genome shotgun sequence genome and encodes:
- the LOC124920812 gene encoding uncharacterized protein DDB_G0290685-like; translated protein: MRSDNYGGKFENLQHGGEHGDELQFPWGNVSFSSTLKGIDKDMKHLWEVSTALLKCNVFTKIDESKEEKRKYHGEDFEDMGDYIYDELFNWMNRLLELKKKEDDDELNELEKNKEDVDGLENKDDVGLNDMENKEDVDGLKKKDVVDGLNGLENKEDHDGLEKKNVVDELNELENNDDDELENNDDDELENKEDVDGFENKEDDDELKRKKLLELKWLEVFEEE